CCGCCTCGCGGCCGCGTCCCAGGACGCCCGCGCCATCGCCCAGCGCGCAGTCGGTCTTGGTGCCGCCGCCATCGATGCCCAGAAAGAAGGCCACGGAAATACTTTTATCACAGCCTGTGGCGGGAGCCATGGCTGGTTTTCCGCTTTGCGCGGATTTGCCGCATAATGGTCGCGGCTGCCGGACCGCGTTCTGCCATCATGGCCCTTCGTCCGCTGGACCTGAGCATCGTCGCGGTGTACCTGGCCGGGATCACGGCATTCGGGATCCACTTCCGCCGCCCGCAGCGCACCCTGCGCGATTACTTCCTGGCCGACCGCGAGATCCCCTGGTGGGCCATCGCGCTCTCCATCGTGGCCGCGGAGACCTCGACCCTCACCATCATCAGCATCCCCGGACTGGCCTACGACACCAACCTCGGCTTCCTGCAACTGGTGTTGGGATACCTGGCGGGACGGATGGTCATCACGTTGGTGCTGCTGCCGCAGTACTTCCGCGGGGAGATGTACACCGCCTACCAGCTCATCGAGCGGCGCTTCGGCCGCAGGCTGCACGCGCTGACCGCGGGCCTGTTTCTGGTGACGCGCGCGGCCGCCGAGGGCGTGCGCGTCTTCGCCGTCTCCATCGTGGTGGGGATCGCGCTGGGCTCAGGCGACGTGGCCTCCATCGCCCTCATCACCCTGCTGACCCTGGTCTATACCTTCGAGGGCGGGATGCGCGCCGTCATTTGGACCGACGTAGTGCAGATGGCCATCTACGTCGGCGGGACCATCGTGGGACTGGTGACCATCCTGCATCTGGTCCCGGGAGGATGGCCGGCGATCCAAGCGGCCGCCGGCTCCGCGGGGAAGCTACACGTGTTCAATTTCTCCACGGCACTCAATACGCCGTACACCTTCTGGGCAGGATTGATCGGCGGAACCTTCCTGACCAC
This sequence is a window from Terriglobales bacterium. Protein-coding genes within it:
- a CDS encoding sodium transporter, which codes for MALRPLDLSIVAVYLAGITAFGIHFRRPQRTLRDYFLADREIPWWAIALSIVAAETSTLTIISIPGLAYDTNLGFLQLVLGYLAGRMVITLVLLPQYFRGEMYTAYQLIERRFGRRLHALTAGLFLVTRAAAEGVRVFAVSIVVGIALGSGDVASIALITLLTLVYTFEGGMRAVIWTDVVQMAIYVGGTIVGLVTILHLVPGGWPAIQAAAGSAGKLHVFNFSTALNTPYTFWAGLIGGTFLTTASHGTDQLMVQRLLAARSQRQASVALLSSGLVILFQFTLFLLVGTAL